The following nucleotide sequence is from Kineobactrum salinum.
CTGCGCTACAAGAGGGGCGAATTAAACAGCGAACAGTATCGGCAGTCCATTCAGCAGGAAATCGCCCACTGTGTGGCCGAGCAGGAAGCACTGGGGCTGGATGTACTGGTGCACGGGGAAGCAGAGCGCAATGACATGGTGGAGTACTTCGGCGAACAGCTCGACGGCTACGCATTCAGCCAGTTCGGCTGGGTGCAGTCCTACGGCTCGCGCTGCGTCAAGCCACCGATCCTGTACGGTGATATCCGCCGCCCCAGGGCCATGACAGTAGAGTGGATTCGCTACGCACAAAGTCTTACCGACAAACCCGTGAAGGGCATGCTGACCGGCCCGGTAACGATACTCAACTGGTCCTTTGTCCGCGATGACCAACCGCGCCGGAACAGTTGCCTGCAACTTGCCCTGGCAATACGCGAGGAGGTCCTGGACCTGGAAGCTGCGGGCGTCAGCATCATCCAGATCGACGAAGCGGCCCTGCGGGAAGGCCTGCCCCTGCGTCGCGACAGCTGGCAGGCCTACCTCGACTGGGCAGTTGAGGCCTTCCGTGTCGCCGCCAACGGCGTCCGGGATGACACCCAGATCCATACCCACATGTGCTACTCGGAATTCAATGACATTATCGAGAGCATCGCCCACATGGATGCCGACGTCATCACAATAGAGACATCACGCTCGGACATGGAGCTGCTCGACGCCTTCGATGACTTCCGCTACCCCAACGAAATCGGTCCCGGCGTATACGACATCCATTCGCCCAATGTCCCCTCCGTCGAGGCGATTGTGACACTGATGCAAAAAGCGGCGGAAAAGCTCCCGGCGGAGCGGCTCTGGATCAATCCGGACTGCGGCCTCAAGACGCGAACCTGGCAGGAAGTGCTGCCGGCGCTGCGCAATATGGTCAGCGCAGCTCAAACCCTCAGGGGACCTGCGCGTAATGCGTGCAACGCTCAAAAAATACTCGTGGGGAGGATTCCTGTACTAATATCAGAGAAGCATCCGTTTCACGGAGACAAAGCCAAAAAAAGGGGGCGTGAAATTGCTGCACACAATGATAACAGGATCCAACCGTACCGCCGTCAGCCACCGCGTGCTGACAGTTGCCATCACCTGGTCAGTGGGCGCTGCCAGCCCTGCCTGGTCCGGGGAGGCATCGATAGAGCAAGTATTGCAACACCATATGGCGCTGATCAATCAGCAAAAGGTGGCACTGGAAAAACAGCAACAGGCGCTGGAGGCCCAGGAACAGGAGATCCGGCAGCTGCGCGCACGCCTCGATCAGCTGCGCTCGCGAACCGTCGCCAGCGGGCCCGGGCCGGATCAGCCGCCCCTGCCGGCCGAGCCGGTGGGTCAGGCTCCGCCAGTGATCAAGGATTCACCCGCCCTGGACATTCCCCGTATCGCGGACAACGTCGGCGGCGTCCTGACCGGGCGGGGCAAGTTCATTCTCGAGCCGTCGCTGCAGTACTCCTACTCCGACAATAACAGGGTCTTTCTGGACGGATTCACGTTCCTGCCCGCGATCGCGATAGGGTTGATCGACCTGCGGGAAATCAAGCGCCACAGTACCATTTTCAGCGTCGCCGGACGCTACGGACTGAGTTCCCGCCTGGAAGCCGAGCTGCGCGTACCTTATGTCTACAGGGAAGACAGTCAACGCTCGCGGCCGGTCAGTATCGGCGTCGGCGATGACCAAATATTCGAGGCGGATGGCGATGGCCTGGGCGATATAGAACTGGCACTGCGCTACCAGTTGAATGAAGGCCGCGCGGGCTGGCCCGTATTCATCGGCAATCTGGTCACGTCCTTCGACACCGGCTCCAGCCCTTTCGACGTGGAGTTTGTACAATCCACCCCCGGCGCCATGTTTCCGACCGAGCTGCCCACCGGGGCGGGGTATCTCAGCGTGCAGCCCGGCATCTCAATGCTGTACCCGACCGATCCGGGCGTATTTTTCGGCAACCTGAGTTACAGCTGGAATGAAGAGACTGACGAAGACATAGCCGGCATAGAGCGCAGCGTGGACCCGGGAGATACACTGGGGCTGGGTTTCGGCATGGGGTTTGCGCTGAATGACCGCAGTTCCTTCAGTATTGCCTACTCACACAAGCACGTGTTTGCCTCAAAAACCGACGGTGTGGAGATCAACGGCAGCGTCCTGGATATTGGCCAGCTGAGCATCGGCTATTCAGTACGCGCCAACACCGCCACACGCTACAACCTGTCGGTCAACATTGGCACCACGGATGATGCCCAGAATGTCGGCCTGACCCTGCGGATGCCTATGACGTTCTAGGGGGCTGCGGCCCAACTCACCGGAACGCCGGCTCGATAAACTGGTTGAAAATAGCGGCCCCCGGGAGCTGCTGGTCGAGGGCTGTGGGAGGGTGCAGTTCGATATCGATGTTGCTGATGGTTTCTATCAGTTGATTGTCCATTGCGTTCTGGATAATCGAATTGAGCAGGCTGTCGGTAAACTGCGCGCCAGCGTCCGGAGAACCGCCCTGCAACAACGCCAGGTCTTGCGGCGACTCAAAATAGGAGGCGAAGGTTTCCACCCCATTTTGATATACACGTTTGTCTATGCTGATATTGATAACCATGCCGTTGTCCAGTACGAAGCCGCCCCTCGCAGCCTCGAGTTCGGCATCGGAGGCCAGTAGAGAAGGATCATGGGCCGCACCATCGGGTGCGGGGGCAGCGGCCACCAGCCGGGCGGAGGCCAGAGACAGCAGGCAGACCAGCACTGTTTGCAGCCCGGCGCGGCCGGTTGCTCCAGAGCCCTGATCTTGCGGTATCGACATTCCTCCAGTCTCCATTACAGATCAAACGCTCCCCGGCGGAGCAGGTTGGAGTTGGCCAGACTGCTCCGGTCCACCCCGGCAGCGAGAGGCGCCCTGACCCGCGGCTCCCAGGCCTGATCGTCGTGGTAGGTCGAGGAAGCATGGTGGGAGCCATCTTCGATCAGAAATAGAATACGGTTTTCCCACATCGCTTCGAACTGTTGCCGGTCTATCGCCTTGATACCCACCGAGGGGTCGCCCACCAGGATCTCCCGGGGCCTGCTGCCCTTTATGATGACGAAGTGTAGATAGCCCTGTTGATTAACAATGGTGATTGCGGGCACGTTCAGCTGTTCCAGCGCCACCTTGAAACCGTTCGAGCGGTAACCGCGGCGCTGCAGATAGTGCTTCATGTCCAGCATTGAAAAGCCCTGCCGGCGAATCTTGTTCTGATCGCCATGGTCGAACATGTCGACGAAGACCTCGCGTTCGCTGACCGGATCCCGATAATGGAAGGTCAGCAGACTGGCGAGGGCGGCAGAGCCACAGCTGAAGTCGTACTGCTGGCGGTAGACAGTACTGAACTTTCTCTCCGCAAAGCTCGTAACCGGCACGGTGAAATGTCCGCCCGCAGCGACACCGCCAATTTCCATGGCTACCGCAATGGCGCTCATGCCGGTCAACAGCGATGCCAGCAACGCTGACCGAAATAGTTTCCCAGCCAACCTCGTCGACCATCTTCCTGAACTCGGCATCATGGAAATATCGTTACATTGACGATGGTGGAATCCTGGATGATCACATTGTTGCCGGTATTCTGGATGATGGAAAACAGACCACTGGCACGCGAAAACGAATCATCAATGACGTTGTCACCCGTCACGTTGCCGATGGCGATGTTGTCGCCAAGATCCGCATTCAACTGTGAGTTGGTGAGCTGCGTGACATCAACCACGCCACCCTGCCCCGCGCCTGCTCCAGCTCACCGAGTGTGACAGCGATGGCTGCCGTGGCGGGAAGATCTGCCGCCCGCGAACCCGATTCGTCCCCGGCAAGGGCTCCCTGTGCCAGGCCACATACCATTGTCACTGCAATATTTGACAACCAGTTTGAAGTTATTCGCATAATTTCCGTGGGGCAAGTGGAACGCTCCCTGCCCCAGCGCCTCCTTCAGCAAACGGTGGCTTGATGGCCACTGTCGAGCTTGAAGAACAGTTGCCAGCGCGTCCTGCACTGGCAACCCGACCGGATGTTCCTGCCATCTTCCCTGCGCAGTACTACATCCCCCTGCTATTGCGCCGCAGCACCGCCAGCCGGGTTCAGCGTCACGTTGCCCTGGAACGAAATCTGCTGCTGACTCAGCACATTGCTGCCAAGGTTCTGGGCATTCTGGTTGATGCCCGCCGTGCCATCGAAGGAGTCACTGATATTGGCGCTTGGAGTGTAGGTTGTGCCCTCCGCCAGCGACACCATGACGGAATTGCCGGTCACCGTCCCGCTCAGCATGGAATCGTTCACGCTGTAGGTGTAGTTCGCGGTGGCCGTGCCGCCGTTGTTGGCAGCAGCGGCACCGGCGCCGGACGCATCGGCTGTGCTGTTGTCGGAGTTGTCACTGTTGTCCGAATTGTCGCTGTTGTCGATCGCCACATCAATCGTGGCACCAGCGAGGATGCTGTTATCGGAATTATCGGAATTGTCGGAATTATCTGAGTTGTCGGACTCATCGTTGTTGGCGGTGCTGCCATTGTTCGCCGCGGCGCCAGTGGCTGATGCCATGCTGTTGTCAGAGGCATCCGAATTGTCCGAATTGTCCGAATTATCGCTGTTGTCCGAGTTGTCGCTACTGTCCAGCGCAACATCTATCGTCGCATTGGAAAGCAGGCTGCTGTCGGAGTTGTCCGAGTTGTCCGAGTTGTTGGAGTTATCCGAATTATTGGAATTGTCTGAATTGTTGGAGTTATCGGAATTGTCAGAGTTGTCCGAGTTGTCACTGCTGTCCAGAGCGACATCCAAGGTCGCGTCATCGAGAATGCTATTGTCGGAATTATCCGAGTAGTCGGAATTGTCCGTCCCTACAGCACTGGAATTCTCGTTTGCCGAGGATGAACCATCGCCGGAGTTATCGGACGAGGCTGTCGCCGTCTGAGTCTGAGCTGACTCAGTCGCAGTGTTGGTGGGGTTGGCCCAGACACCAGAGGCCGCCGTACCCAGGGCCAGCGCAATACTGAACGCCAATATATTACGATTTTTCATGTCAGTTCTCCGTTTTAATCATGTATTGCCATAACGATCCCATGTCGCCGAGGCTCGGCGCGCCGCCTTGCACGGTTCCGGGCAAGCATCTCGACGGTGTTGGCCAATGTGTCCTTATCGCCCCTTAAAAACCATAAAAAACAATCTCAAAAATACCTGAAAAATTCAGATTCCGAACTATAGTGTTAGTAGCCAATCGTAGCTGGAACACAAGAAAGGGGGGCACGGTTCCAATGGAGGAATCTCCACCTGATAACCGACCAATATTGCTCGTCTCGGGCGATAGCTTCATTGAGGGCCTGGTACGGGGCTACTGTCTTGCGCATAGCCTGGAACTCGAGGTGAGGCGCCCCGCTACCGGGGTGATCAGCGGGGACATCGGGACGCCGTCCCGGTTACTCATCGTCGACAGTCGCAGCGCTGGCCAGGCAACTGACGAACAACCAGCTGCTTGCCCGGAAACGATGTATGCATTGAGCAAACAGACACGTACCCCTCTGTGCATCATCAGTGATTCGGCGGATACGCTGACCGGGCCGTATTCGCGCGAGCATGACCATGTGGTCGGCGAACCGCTGGCAGAGCAGCTCGATCAGTGCCTGCGCAAATACACTGACCGGAACCGGCACGCCCTGTCCGAGCGCCGCCGGCAGGAGCGCAGGGAATGGCAGGACCGACGCCGGGCCGCGCGGGCACTATCACGGGCAGTGATTCCACCCCGTAGCTATTCAGTGGGGCCATTCGTCATCGACCCGGACAGCAGGGAAGTCTCCATGAACAATCGGAGCTTGTTCCTGTCCACCAAGGAATTCCAGTTATTCCACCTGCTGGCCTCGAATGTCGGCAAGGTGCTTGCGGCCGATGTGATCATTCTTGAGCTCTGGCCGGAAAGCAGCCGCGCCAACAAATCGGACCTGTACCAGTACATCCACCTGTTGCGGCGCAAAATCGAGGAAGATCCCCAGCGCCCGCGCTGGCTCGTTACCGTGAAAGGCGTCGGCTACCAGCTGCGTGCCAGCGCCACGTTGTAAGATTTACCGCTTTAACCTGCCTGTCACAAAGCCTGACTAGACTCCGCACCTCGTATTCAGTTATCGGAGTATCGTCATGCCACGGCAGTTCCCCCTGCTTGCCCTCACCGTTACCACCGCCAGCGCTATCGTCCAAATCAGCTATGCACAAGACAGCGGTACTCCGCCTCCACGGCAAGACCGCTTCATGGAAGAAATTATCGTGTACGGCTCGGACAAAACCGGCCTGCGGGAAGCCACTCCCACGAAAAATCTGTTCGGCCTCGCCAAGCCGCTCACCGAGACACCTCGCTCTACTGATCGATTCCGGACGCTACAGCACCGGGGTGGATACCTCGGTCATCGACAGCAATGGTGACGGCCGTATTGATCCCGAGGAGAGCAACGGCTCCTTCATCACCGGCTACTTCGGCTTTCCACCCAACCTCGATGAGCGCTTCAGCCTGGATACCGACCTGGGTACCACCGTGCTGAACCCGAGAGATGTCTTCGTCAGTGAAGCGGACTTCTCGGACAGCCGCACGGACACGTTCTTTGTGGAATTGGCGCATCAGCTGAACGACGAGGTGCGCCTGCGGCTGCAAGGTTTCTATGATGCGCTGGAGAATGAGCGCTTCGTCAGCTACGGCTTTCCTGCCTCCTATGGCTCGGAAGTATGGGAATTGCGGGGCAGCGTGGACTTCATTCTGGACAAGGAGGCACTGGGCCTGACATCGCACCATGTGGCCGGCCTGTCCTGGCGGGAACTGGACGGTGTGCGTCGCGAGAACTACAACCTCGGTTTTACCGCCCTTGATCGCCGCGACATCTCCCTGGGGGCCACCCCCGGTGACACCCTGGACGACCCATTCCGCAACCCCTCCATTGGCTAGGAACTGGAAAACAACAGCAAATGGCGCGATGCCGGCCTGTTCTATCAGGGTGACCTGACCTTCGGGGAGCTGGTCAACCTGATGGTGGGTGCCCGCCTCGACGACTACGACCTCAGCTCCAATGACACCGGCCACCTGTCCATCGATGACCCGGCGCAGTCCGCCTCGGATGACGATTTCACCTGGAACGCCAGCCTCAGCCTGTTGCTGGACAACGGCCTGGTGCCTTACATCACCTATGCGGAAAGCTCTGCCATCGAAAACAGCCAGGCGGGCGATGTGTCACCCTCCCTGGTCAGCAATGGCCAGTGGCTGTCGGAGTCGGACCTCAAGGAAGTGGGACTCAAGTTCGATCTCTTCGACCAGACCCTCGTCGGGGGTGTCAGTTACTACGACCAGAACCGCACGCGACTCAGTACCCGCGACCGGGTAGTGGCCACCACCAGCAAAGGCACGGAACTGGAATTGCGCTGGCTGGTCGATGACAACGTCAGCGCCACATTGACCGCCACCGACCAGGAAACCACTATCGAAGGGCCGGAAACCGGCTTCATCTATGTGCCCGCCTACGCAGTGGGCCTGACCCCCGCACAGGCCTCTGGAGGTTCGCTGGCGGTCTTCAGTTTTGCCAGCTCCCCAATTGGCTTTCCCGGCGACTATACCGCCACCAATATTCCGGAAAACACCGTCAGCCTGTACGGCACCTACGTGTCCGATCCTCTGAGCTGGGGCCAGGCTGGCGCGTCCCTGGGTATCACGCATGTATCCGAGACCGCCACCTTGCTCAGCGGCCCGGTGATCTATCCCTCTTATGAGGTGGTCAACCTGTCGCTCTTTGCCACTCTGGACAAGACACAGCTGAGCCTGAATATCAATAACCTGCTGGACGAGGAGTACTTCCAGCCGGCAGCCGGCAGCTACGTCAACACCTCCGCGCTGCCGGGCCGTGCCCGCGAGTGGCGCATCACCTTGAAGCAAACCTTCTGAGGAGAGCGCTCATGAGCATGATGAATCGCCGGGACCTGCTGCGCGCCTTGGCGGTGGCAACCGCAGCCGGACCCGCAGCCTATGCGACCCCCCTCACGCTGTACCGCGGGCCGGTGCAGTTCAAGCACGGCGTCGCCAGTGGCGACCCGGGCCCCCATGATGTCGTCCTGTGGACGCGGGTAACCCCGCAGGGCGATGCCAAACACGGCGATGTCGCCGTGGATCTGGAAATTGCCCTCGACCCCGCGTTTCGCGAAGGCAACCGGCTGCTGCCGGGTTTACGGGCGGTCGCCTCGCGCGACTATACGCTCAAGCACGTGCTGCGCAATCTGCAACAGGGGACAGACTATTACTACCGCTTCCACAGCCAGGGCTCTACCTCCCCCACCGGCCGTATCCGCACTCTGCCACAGGGAGAGGTCGACAGTTTGCGCTTCGCCGTGGCCTCCTGTGCGCTGTGGTCCTCCGGGTACTTCCACGCCTATGACGCCATTGCCAACATGGAGGGCCTGGATGCGGTATTCCACCTCGGTGACTATATCTACGAATACGGCTCAGCGGCCGGCGACTACGGCATGCGCATTGGCAACAGGATCGGTCGCATGCCCGAGCCGGCGCATCGTCTGCAGTCGCTGGCAGACTATCGCCAGCGTCACGCGCAGTACAAGAGTGACCAGCAGCTGCAGCGTGCCCACGCCTGTGCACCATGGATTACCGTGTGGGACGATCACGAACTGGCCAACAACAGCTGGCACAGCGGCGATGAAGCCACCGAAGAGGAAGACAGCGCCCCGTGGAATGCCAAGAAAATAGCCGCCCTGCGCGCCTACTACGAATGGATGCCGATACGCGAACCGCTGGCCAATGACCGGCAAAGTGCCGCCTGCCGAAGCTTCCGCTTCGGCGACCTGCTCGAGCTGTTCATGGTGGAGAGCCGCCTCACCGGGCGCGATCGCGCACTGGACTACAAGCAGGACCTGCAGTGGGACGGCGATCAGCCTGATACGGCCAGCTTCCAGGCACTCCTGGAGAATCCCGCTCGTGAAATGCTGGGAGCGTGGCAGACCGACTGGCTGCGGCAGTCGCTGTCGCAATCGGTGGCCGCCGGGGTGAACTGGCAGGTCCTGGGAAACCAGGTACTGATGGCGAGAGTCGCCGCTCCTTCAGTGCGCTCGGCAATGCCTGCGCGGCTATGGGAGGAGCTTCTGGGCAGACTTTCCGGGCCGCAGCGCGAGCGGGTTCTGCGCAACGAACTTCTCTCGGCTCATGACATTCCTTCCAACCTGGACTCGTGGGACGGTTATCCGGCAGCCCGCAGCCGTGTCTATGATGCAATACGCGAAGCCAATGCCCGGGTGGTGGCCCTGGCCGGTGACACGCACATGTTCTGGGCCAACGAACTGTGGGACGACCAGGGCCGTCAGCGAGTGGCAGTGGAACTTGCCACCACCTCCCTCACCAGCCCCAGCTACGGTGACTACCTGCCCGAAGCGCCTATCGGCACCGCCATGGCGGCGCGCAGTCGCGAGGTGATCTACAACGACCCCAAGAGCAAGGGTTACCTGGATATCACCTTCGACCGGAACCATGTCACTGCCTCGTTTATCTCGATGTCGAGCGTGACGGAGAAGGACTACACGGCCTCAACTACAGCTCAATTCACCGCGCGCCGGGACGATGGCAAAGGGCAGGTCGGGGGGGTTGTGGCTACCGCCGCGACGGGGCCAGACCGGGGCGCGGTAGCGAGGGGACCTGCGTCTATGACTTGAACCTGGACGGGCGCGCCGATACGCTGGATGAGGTTATAATCCCCGAGAATATGGGCTTGGATTGCAAGCCAAGCGGCACATAGGTGCCAGCTTGCGTTGCCCAGGGCCTCATCCCGAACCGCCCAACGAGTCAGCATGGACAACTTCTACCTGATACTGGCCTGCCTCGGCATCGGCCTGCTGCTGCGCAGGGCGCCAGGAATGCCTGCCAACAGCGCGATCGCGCTTAATGGCTATGCGCTCAATGTCGCGCTGCCGGCGGTCATCATCGCCAACCTCCCGCTACTACAGGTTTCCAGCGCCCTGTTGATTCCGGCACTGACCCCTGGCTGCTGATGCTGCTGGTCATCGCCCTGCTGCTCACGCTCGCCCGGCTGCTGCGCTGGTCCCGCGAAATCACCGGAGCGCTGCTGATCGTGGTGCCGCTGGGCAATACCTCGTATCTCGGCTTTCCGCTGGTGCAATCGTTCTTCGGCCAGGAGGCCATGCCCTACGCCGTGGTCTACGACCAGCTGGGCTCCTTTCTCGCACTCGCCGCCTACGCGCCGGTCATTGCCGCACTGTATAGTCCCGCCAGGGAAACACCATCCGCAGCAGCCATTCTGGTGCGGATCCTCACCTTTCCTCCCTTCATCGCCCTGGTCGTGGGACTGCTTT
It contains:
- a CDS encoding transporter, which encodes MIKDSPALDIPRIADNVGGVLTGRGKFILEPSLQYSYSDNNRVFLDGFTFLPAIAIGLIDLREIKRHSTIFSVAGRYGLSSRLEAELRVPYVYREDSQRSRPVSIGVGDDQIFEADGDGLGDIELALRYQLNEGRAGWPVFIGNLVTSFDTGSSPFDVEFVQSTPGAMFPTELPTGAGYLSVQPGISMLYPTDPGVFFGNLSYSWNEETDEDIAGIERSVDPGDTLGLGFGMGFALNDRSSFSIAYSHKHVFASKTDGVEINGSVLDIGQLSIGYSVRANTATRYNLSVNIGTTDDAQNVGLTLRMPMTF
- a CDS encoding alkaline phosphatase D family protein → MSMMNRRDLLRALAVATAAGPAAYATPLTLYRGPVQFKHGVASGDPGPHDVVLWTRVTPQGDAKHGDVAVDLEIALDPAFREGNRLLPGLRAVASRDYTLKHVLRNLQQGTDYYYRFHSQGSTSPTGRIRTLPQGEVDSLRFAVASCALWSSGYFHAYDAIANMEGLDAVFHLGDYIYEYGSAAGDYGMRIGNRIGRMPEPAHRLQSLADYRQRHAQYKSDQQLQRAHACAPWITVWDDHELANNSWHSGDEATEEEDSAPWNAKKIAALRAYYEWMPIREPLANDRQSAACRSFRFGDLLELFMVESRLTGRDRALDYKQDLQWDGDQPDTASFQALLENPAREMLGAWQTDWLRQSLSQSVAAGVNWQVLGNQVLMARVAAPSVRSAMPARLWEELLGRLSGPQRERVLRNELLSAHDIPSNLDSWDGYPAARSRVYDAIREANARVVALAGDTHMFWANELWDDQGRQRVAVELATTSLTSPSYGDYLPEAPIGTAMAARSREVIYNDPKSKGYLDITFDRNHVTASFISMSSVTEKDYTASTTAQFTARRDDGKGQVGGVVATAATGPDRGAVARGPASMT
- a CDS encoding winged helix-turn-helix domain-containing protein, which encodes MSKQTRTPLCIISDSADTLTGPYSREHDHVVGEPLAEQLDQCLRKYTDRNRHALSERRRQERREWQDRRRAARALSRAVIPPRSYSVGPFVIDPDSREVSMNNRSLFLSTKEFQLFHLLASNVGKVLAADVIILELWPESSRANKSDLYQYIHLLRRKIEEDPQRPRWLVTVKGVGYQLRASATL
- a CDS encoding C39 family peptidase, which gives rise to MAGKLFRSALLASLLTGMSAIAVAMEIGGVAAGGHFTVPVTSFAERKFSTVYRQQYDFSCGSAALASLLTFHYRDPVSEREVFVDMFDHGDQNKIRRQGFSMLDMKHYLQRRGYRSNGFKVALEQLNVPAITIVNQQGYLHFVIIKGSRPREILVGDPSVGIKAIDRQQFEAMWENRILFLIEDGSHHASSTYHDDQAWEPRVRAPLAAGVDRSSLANSNLLRRGAFDL
- a CDS encoding TonB-dependent receptor domain-containing protein, which encodes MFYQGDLTFGELVNLMVGARLDDYDLSSNDTGHLSIDDPAQSASDDDFTWNASLSLLLDNGLVPYITYAESSAIENSQAGDVSPSLVSNGQWLSESDLKEVGLKFDLFDQTLVGGVSYYDQNRTRLSTRDRVVATTSKGTELELRWLVDDNVSATLTATDQETTIEGPETGFIYVPAYAVGLTPAQASGGSLAVFSFASSPIGFPGDYTATNIPENTVSLYGTYVSDPLSWGQAGASLGITHVSETATLLSGPVIYPSYEVVNLSLFATLDKTQLSLNINNLLDEEYFQPAAGSYVNTSALPGRAREWRITLKQTF